Proteins from one Listeria weihenstephanensis genomic window:
- a CDS encoding GntR family transcriptional regulator produces MLLEIDLQAEEPIYTQIMYQIIEGIAKEELKPGDDLPSVRSLASDIGINFHTVNKAYQLLKQEGYILIHRQKGVVIHPDGIEKATEAFYAKLRKKIRPLIAESICRSVSKEEWEIICATIYDEIETKEEQ; encoded by the coding sequence ATGCTACTCGAGATTGATTTACAAGCAGAGGAGCCAATTTACACACAAATTATGTATCAGATTATTGAAGGAATCGCTAAAGAGGAACTAAAACCAGGTGATGATTTACCATCCGTTCGTAGCTTAGCAAGCGATATAGGTATCAATTTTCATACGGTAAACAAAGCATATCAACTTTTAAAGCAAGAAGGATATATTTTGATTCATCGCCAAAAAGGAGTCGTCATTCATCCAGACGGGATCGAAAAAGCGACGGAAGCTTTCTATGCGAAACTAAGAAAAAAAATACGACCGCTTATTGCAGAGTCGATTTGTCGATCGGTATCGAAAGAAGAATGGGAAATTATTTGCGCTACAATCTATGATGAAATTGAGACCAAGGAGGAGCAATAA
- a CDS encoding DUF1648 domain-containing protein: MEILFFIAMMLVVVVLQAITPYVIRRGESFGVMVGEKAANDPALRKMKRQFLNWNLIVGGLVTVFAAILLLVSTSENAQATILISAILIVIILSLLIYVRFYKASLAWKKANLQVASDKANIVMVDTTFHRQKLTISYAWYLIPLALIFITIGLTVIYYDQIPSMIPMQYNFDNEVTREAAKNYRTVMMMPMMQIVMLGLFLFINYMMSRSKQVIDNDNPTASMRRNVLFRYIYSKFNLIMGTLLIALFMVIQLSFIFSIPQIFITVMLILVLVIIFGGLIFLMVRVGQGGSRLKLEEDTQADTTKPIRDDDANWKLGVFYFNRQDPAVFVEKRFGVGWTINMARPAAWLSFVAIIAVIVIIIIIFS; the protein is encoded by the coding sequence ATGGAAATATTATTTTTTATCGCGATGATGCTTGTGGTGGTCGTGCTCCAAGCAATAACACCATATGTTATCAGACGTGGAGAGAGCTTTGGTGTGATGGTTGGCGAAAAGGCCGCAAATGACCCGGCATTACGTAAAATGAAGCGACAATTTTTAAATTGGAATCTAATTGTAGGTGGCTTAGTGACGGTATTTGCAGCTATTTTATTACTGGTATCGACTAGCGAGAATGCGCAGGCAACGATTTTGATTTCTGCGATTCTAATTGTTATTATCTTGTCACTCCTCATTTATGTACGTTTTTATAAGGCGAGTCTTGCATGGAAGAAAGCGAATTTGCAAGTAGCGTCGGATAAGGCTAATATCGTGATGGTAGATACGACATTTCATCGCCAAAAGTTAACGATTTCCTATGCTTGGTATTTGATTCCGCTGGCACTTATTTTTATCACAATTGGATTGACCGTGATTTATTATGATCAAATTCCAAGTATGATTCCGATGCAATATAACTTCGATAATGAGGTAACAAGAGAGGCAGCCAAAAACTACCGTACTGTCATGATGATGCCAATGATGCAAATTGTCATGCTAGGATTGTTCCTTTTTATCAATTATATGATGTCCCGGAGTAAACAAGTGATAGATAACGATAACCCAACGGCTTCTATGCGACGAAACGTGCTATTTAGATATATTTACAGTAAATTTAACTTAATCATGGGTACGTTGCTTATAGCGCTGTTTATGGTGATACAATTATCATTCATATTTTCTATACCGCAAATATTCATTACCGTGATGCTAATTTTAGTTTTGGTGATTATTTTCGGTGGACTGATATTCTTAATGGTACGTGTTGGTCAAGGTGGTAGTAGATTGAAGTTGGAAGAAGATACCCAAGCGGACACTACAAAACCAATCCGTGATGATGATGCCAATTGGAAGTTAGGCGTATTTTATTTTAACCGCCAGGATCCCGCCGTTTTTGTTGAAAAGCGATTTGGTGTAGGTTGGACGATAAATATGGCGAGACCAGCTGCTTGGTTGTCCTTCGTTGCAATCATCGCTGTTATCGTGATAATAATCATCATATTTAGTTGA
- a CDS encoding sensor histidine kinase, translating to MVYILGVVIVILLGWIFLIKKQLRTTTAKIKDIARRRGSNEQLTMDIASPEVRQLLLTVNELLDAKSKTERKFQMLNKELRETIENVSHDLRTPLTSLSGYLQLMERDTLTPEEREKYSLIIKNKIQTLTELVENFFVLSKLSSDEGKLHLESIDLSNFVTEAVASYYEDFSKKGVQPELEMEPGIKINADYKALQRMVDNFISNMLKHGEGPMKISLTTQQGKARLSFANQASHLTDADIPRLIERFYTADRVRSGNNTGLGLAIIDLLAKKSGASFAVDFEDSILTFTVVFK from the coding sequence GTGGTTTATATTTTAGGAGTTGTTATTGTCATTTTGCTCGGTTGGATATTTCTAATAAAGAAACAACTGCGAACAACAACCGCAAAAATTAAAGATATCGCGAGGCGACGAGGCTCCAATGAGCAGCTAACCATGGACATTGCTTCACCAGAAGTTAGGCAACTACTCCTCACTGTCAACGAATTATTAGACGCAAAATCGAAAACGGAACGTAAATTCCAAATGTTAAATAAAGAGTTGCGGGAGACAATTGAAAATGTTTCCCACGACTTAAGAACACCGCTAACCTCTTTATCTGGCTATTTACAACTCATGGAGCGCGACACATTGACACCAGAAGAACGCGAGAAGTATAGCCTCATCATCAAAAATAAAATCCAAACCCTGACCGAACTCGTTGAAAATTTCTTTGTTTTATCGAAGTTATCAAGCGATGAAGGGAAGTTACACTTAGAATCGATTGATTTATCTAATTTTGTAACAGAAGCAGTGGCCTCTTATTATGAAGATTTTTCGAAAAAAGGCGTCCAACCAGAACTTGAGATGGAGCCTGGTATTAAAATAAATGCAGATTATAAGGCGTTACAACGAATGGTGGACAACTTTATTTCGAATATGCTGAAACACGGAGAAGGCCCGATGAAAATATCGCTCACAACGCAACAAGGAAAAGCTAGGTTATCATTTGCCAATCAAGCCAGTCATTTGACGGACGCAGATATACCGCGATTAATTGAACGATTCTATACAGCAGATCGCGTTCGAAGTGGTAACAATACTGGTCTTGGCTTAGCAATCATCGACTTGTTAGCGAAAAAATCTGGCGCCAGTTTTGCGGTGGATTTTGAGGACAGCATTTTGACGTTTACAGTGGTATTCAAATAA
- a CDS encoding ABC-2 family transporter permease, which yields MMGLMRADTYRLTKGKMWMPFATLIIIAIAVSGLIYLALNVDWISLSAEGGTELTTADKDILTQMLTGTQVAQIMLSFTIVLAMAFISIFSNLWSIEFSAGVAKNVLVSGVSRTTFYFSKLATGWAVGALMLVVYTMAIGISAQLFVGHLDFGALVLSMLAQLPLYLALITIGFFLFIIIPKESIAIVTYILVFLFSETIIKNLVNVFLPKWTIIKDMFLFSKIGVMSDLSTLSQHAITTNILTGIAYMVIFTILGWLVFRYKEIK from the coding sequence ATGATGGGATTAATGAGAGCAGATACGTATCGATTAACAAAAGGGAAGATGTGGATGCCGTTCGCGACACTGATCATCATCGCGATAGCTGTCTCAGGGCTGATATACCTTGCGCTAAATGTGGATTGGATTTCTTTATCGGCAGAAGGCGGAACGGAGCTTACCACGGCAGACAAGGATATACTTACTCAAATGCTTACTGGAACACAGGTCGCGCAAATTATGTTGTCATTTACCATTGTACTAGCGATGGCGTTCATCTCGATATTCTCGAACCTATGGAGCATTGAATTCTCGGCAGGCGTAGCAAAGAATGTACTCGTATCAGGCGTATCACGCACAACTTTCTACTTTTCAAAATTGGCAACAGGTTGGGCAGTCGGAGCATTAATGTTAGTCGTATACACAATGGCGATTGGAATTTCCGCACAGCTTTTTGTCGGACATCTTGATTTTGGCGCATTAGTACTTAGCATGTTGGCTCAATTACCGCTATATCTGGCGCTAATCACAATTGGTTTTTTCCTATTCATCATCATTCCAAAAGAAAGCATCGCAATCGTGACGTACATTCTTGTATTTTTATTCAGCGAAACGATTATTAAGAACCTAGTCAATGTTTTCCTACCAAAATGGACGATCATTAAAGACATGTTCCTATTCAGCAAAATTGGCGTGATGTCAGATCTATCAACCTTAAGTCAGCACGCGATCACAACGAATATACTAACAGGAATCGCGTACATGGTCATATTTACGATTTTAGGTTGGTTGGTTTTCCGCTATAAAGAGATCAAGTAA
- a CDS encoding ATP-binding cassette domain-containing protein, producing MNNKMREIVLETAALSKKFGNNYAVDHVNMTVQKGDIYGFIGKNGAGKTTFIRLITDLMHTNGGDIALFDSSHPKDIKLARKRMGAVIEGPSLYPNLTAYQNLNYYILQKGIPDKKRIDEVLEFVGLENTGRKKYRNFSMGMKQRLGIALAILHQPDFLILDEPINGLDPMGIIEIRNIILKLNEAYGTTVFISSHILTELALVANRYGIINNGRLVKELSKEELESESRRYLVLKTVNKEAAVMHLESFLEVHQYEVHSDGSIRIFDFIDHPERISQVMFDAGIIITELKVVEANLEEYFIDLIGGEDK from the coding sequence ATGAATAATAAAATGAGAGAAATAGTTCTAGAAACAGCGGCACTTTCAAAGAAATTTGGTAACAATTATGCAGTGGATCATGTCAACATGACGGTTCAAAAGGGGGATATATACGGCTTCATCGGTAAGAATGGCGCAGGTAAAACAACCTTTATTCGTCTAATTACAGATTTAATGCATACAAACGGCGGGGACATCGCGTTATTCGATTCCAGCCACCCGAAAGACATTAAACTCGCACGCAAACGTATGGGAGCGGTCATTGAAGGCCCGTCTTTATATCCAAATTTAACGGCCTATCAGAACCTTAACTATTACATCCTCCAAAAAGGAATTCCAGATAAAAAACGTATCGACGAAGTATTAGAATTTGTCGGCTTAGAAAATACAGGACGCAAGAAATATCGTAATTTTTCAATGGGAATGAAGCAACGTCTTGGTATCGCACTTGCTATTTTGCACCAACCAGATTTCCTCATTCTAGATGAGCCAATTAACGGTCTTGACCCAATGGGAATTATCGAAATTCGTAACATTATTTTAAAATTAAATGAGGCATACGGAACAACTGTTTTTATCTCAAGTCATATTTTGACAGAATTAGCGCTAGTAGCCAACCGTTACGGTATTATCAATAATGGACGACTGGTGAAGGAGCTTTCAAAAGAAGAATTAGAATCGGAAAGCAGACGTTATCTTGTTCTGAAAACCGTGAATAAAGAGGCAGCGGTCATGCATTTGGAGAGTTTTCTCGAAGTGCATCAATATGAAGTGCATAGCGACGGCAGTATCCGAATTTTCGATTTTATCGATCACCCAGAGCGCATTAGCCAAGTGATGTTTGACGCGGGGATTATTATTACCGAACTAAAAGTCGTAGAGGCGAATTTGGAAGAATACTTTATTGATTTAATTGGAGGAGAAGACAAATGA
- a CDS encoding AI-2E family transporter, translating to MKMARFKESKLFFWTLEILALVVILFVLNKMSFIFAPIGTIVSTLFLPIMIAGFLFYLFNPLVIFLEKRKVPRILSVLSIFLVFIVLLVLAVVQLGPILADQVASLVKAAPEYWTQFQHWWDNLVQNSNIKNIDIKAEMEKLNISIPKILDTVIGSLTGSIGLIFGFVSSFVMILVTVPFILFYMFKDGHKFLDSSENFFPKGIRTEAREMIQAMNKTISTYISSQAIDCMFVGIFTMIGYFIIGEPYALLFGLIAGVTNIIPYLGPFIGAAPAVIVALFDSPLQAILVIVVVTIVQQIDSNLLSPYIMGKSLSIHPLTIIIILIVAGNLAGILGMILGVPTYAVVKTLIVNLSRLIKLRREGIKAENVEKPVV from the coding sequence ATGAAAATGGCACGTTTTAAAGAGTCCAAATTATTTTTCTGGACGTTAGAAATTCTGGCCTTAGTAGTCATCTTATTCGTACTGAACAAGATGAGCTTTATTTTTGCGCCTATTGGGACGATTGTTTCCACGCTTTTCCTTCCCATTATGATCGCTGGCTTTTTATTCTATCTGTTCAACCCGCTTGTCATCTTTTTAGAAAAACGTAAAGTTCCAAGAATACTAAGTGTTTTGAGTATTTTTCTTGTTTTTATCGTACTCTTAGTTTTAGCTGTTGTTCAACTTGGACCTATTTTAGCGGATCAAGTCGCATCACTTGTGAAGGCAGCACCTGAATATTGGACGCAATTCCAGCATTGGTGGGATAATTTAGTACAAAATAGTAACATAAAAAATATTGATATCAAAGCGGAGATGGAAAAACTCAATATCTCTATTCCAAAGATTTTAGATACGGTTATTGGTAGCTTAACAGGTAGCATCGGCTTAATTTTTGGCTTTGTATCAAGCTTTGTTATGATTCTCGTAACGGTTCCATTTATTTTATTCTATATGTTTAAAGATGGGCACAAGTTCCTCGATTCAAGTGAGAATTTTTTTCCAAAAGGTATTCGTACGGAAGCTCGTGAAATGATTCAAGCGATGAACAAAACGATCTCGACTTATATTTCAAGTCAGGCCATTGATTGTATGTTTGTCGGTATCTTTACGATGATTGGGTACTTCATTATTGGTGAACCGTATGCTCTTTTATTCGGTCTAATTGCTGGCGTAACGAATATCATTCCTTATCTTGGGCCATTTATTGGTGCAGCTCCTGCTGTTATCGTGGCTTTGTTCGATTCGCCACTACAAGCGATTCTCGTTATTGTCGTGGTAACTATTGTGCAACAAATCGACTCTAACTTACTGTCGCCTTACATCATGGGTAAATCGCTATCTATTCACCCACTTACGATTATTATTATTCTGATCGTTGCGGGTAACTTAGCTGGGATTTTGGGTATGATTCTCGGTGTACCAACGTATGCCGTTGTTAAAACGTTAATCGTGAATCTATCACGACTGATAAAATTAAGGCGTGAAGGTATCAAGGCTGAAAATGTTGAGAAACCGGTCGTCTAA
- a CDS encoding CPBP family intramembrane glutamic endopeptidase codes for MKKLGEVSGKIALLLVGMFVSTALLIGVMYVIAIFLGTTDVIMEMAEIFTPVAMIIPAIILYYSFKEKRYFSLKLRHAHSFKNMGIGALLGILAITASFLIIWLFGGVKVVAIHHILADASFWRAVVLFLLVALGEELFSRGYIYNLVKTRYTMPIGIIVSSILFALMHAANPAVWGSLWPMLNIFLAGVVLALIYEVFQSLWAAIGFHFTWNLLQGNIFGFEVSGGSFGTSLLEIKKNSSSGDWLTGGAFGIEGSAVSVFILIIFTIILVIKIRTAKN; via the coding sequence ATGAAGAAGTTAGGGGAAGTTAGTGGAAAGATAGCTCTATTACTGGTGGGTATGTTCGTGTCAACTGCCCTATTGATCGGTGTCATGTATGTGATAGCGATCTTTTTGGGTACAACGGATGTTATCATGGAAATGGCAGAAATATTTACACCAGTGGCGATGATTATTCCGGCAATTATTCTATATTATTCGTTTAAAGAGAAACGGTATTTTTCATTAAAGCTGCGTCATGCACATAGTTTTAAAAATATGGGAATCGGTGCTTTACTTGGTATTCTTGCAATAACCGCTAGTTTTCTTATTATTTGGTTGTTCGGTGGCGTGAAGGTCGTTGCGATACATCACATATTAGCCGACGCCTCGTTTTGGAGAGCAGTTGTCCTATTTTTGCTCGTTGCCCTTGGGGAGGAACTTTTTTCAAGAGGATATATTTATAATTTAGTCAAAACAAGGTACACGATGCCAATTGGTATTATCGTATCTTCCATCTTATTCGCACTGATGCACGCGGCAAATCCAGCAGTTTGGGGCTCTCTATGGCCAATGTTGAATATCTTTTTAGCAGGAGTCGTATTGGCGCTCATTTATGAAGTATTTCAATCTCTATGGGCCGCTATCGGATTTCATTTCACATGGAACTTACTTCAAGGGAATATTTTTGGCTTCGAAGTTTCCGGTGGATCGTTTGGAACGAGCTTGCTTGAAATAAAAAAGAATAGCAGTTCGGGCGATTGGCTAACAGGAGGCGCTTTTGGAATAGAAGGCAGTGCCGTTAGCGTTTTTATCCTGATTATTTTCACCATTATATTAGTAATAAAAATACGAACCGCCAAAAATTAA